In Brachyhypopomus gauderio isolate BG-103 chromosome 11, BGAUD_0.2, whole genome shotgun sequence, a single genomic region encodes these proteins:
- the glra1 gene encoding glycine receptor subunit alphaZ1 isoform X4: MPPSEFLDKLMGKVSGYDARIRPNFKDPQGSKSDGTHKKGPPVNVTCNIFINSFGSIAETTMDYRVNIFLRQQWNDPRLAYSEYPDDSLDLDPSMLDSIWKPDLFFANEKGANFHEVTTDNKLLRISKNGNVLYSIRITLVLACPMDLKNFPMDVQTCIMQLESFGYTMNDLIFEWDEKGAVQVADGLTLPQFILKEEKDLRYCTKHYNTGKFTCIEARFHLERQMGYYLIQMYIPSLLIVILSWVSFWINMDAAPARVGLGITTVLTMTTQSSGSRASLPKVSYVKAIDIWMAVCLLFVFSALLEYAAVNFIARQHKELLRFQRRRRHLKEDETGEGRFSFAAYGMGPACLQAKDGMAIKGNNNNAPASSIPPEKTVEEMRKLFISRAKRIDTVSRVAFPLVFLIFNIFYWIIYKIIRSEDIHKQ; the protein is encoded by the exons ACCCACAAGGCTCCAAATCGGATGGTACTCACAAGAAAG GTCCACCTGTGAACGTAACATGCAACATCTTTATTAACAGTTTTGGATCCATTGCTGAAACAACTATG GATTACAGAGTGAACATTTTCCTGAGGCAGCAGTGGAACGACCCGCGTCTGGCCTACAGCGAGTACCCCGACGACTCCCTCGACCTCGACCCCTCCATGTTGGACTCCATTTGGAAGCCCGATCTGTTCTTCGCCAATGAAAAGGGAGCTAATTTCCACGAGGTTACCACTGACAACAAGCTGTTGAGGATTTCCAAAAATGGCAACGTATTATACAGCATAAG AATAACGCTGGTTCTAGCCTGCCCCATGGACCTGAAGAATTTCCCTATGGATGTGCAGACCTGTATAATGCAGCTGGAGAGCT TTGGATACACGATGAATGATCTCATATTCGAGTGGGACGAGAAAGGAGCCGTGCAGGTGGCTGACGGACTGACGCTACCACAGTTTATCCTGAAGGAGGAGAAGGACCTGCGCTACTGCACCAAGCACTATAACACAG GGAAGTTCACGTGCATCGAGGCCCGGTTCCATCTGGAGAGGCAGATGGGCTACTACCTCATTCAGATGTACATCCCCAGTCTGCTGATCGTCATCTTGTCGTGGGTCTCCTTCTGGATCAACATGGATGCTGCACCTGCTCGCGTGGGCCTGGGCATCACCACCGTGCTGACCATGACCACCCAGAGCTCGGGCTCCAGAGCCTCCCTGCCCAAG GTCTCCTACGTGAAGGCCATCGACATCTGGATGGCCGTGTGCCTCTTGTTTGTCTTCTCGGCTCTGCTCGAGTACGCCGCCGTCAACTTTATCGCCCGCCAGCACAAGGAGCTGCTGCGCTTCCAACGGAGGAGGCGGCACCTCAAG GAGGACGAGACGGGGGAGGGCCGGTTCAGCTTTGCCGCCTACGGCATGGGCCCGGCGTGTCTGCAGGCGAAGGATGGCATGGCCATCAagggcaacaacaacaacgcgCCCGCCTCCAGCATCCCGCCGGAGAAGACCGTGGAGGAGATGCGCAAGCTCTTCATCAGCCGCGCCAAGCGCATCGACACGGTGTCGCGCGTCGCCTTCCCGCTCGTCTTcctcatttttaacattttctacTGGATCATTTACAAGATCATACGTAGCGAGGACATCCACAAGCAGTAG
- the glra1 gene encoding glycine receptor subunit alphaZ1 isoform X3: protein MGLLRTMFHAVTIGAAPAATGTSSTLSCAGALLIVYAFARVWKEQPPWGAARGCLISSPPLHFAKEDYRVNIFLRQQWNDPRLAYSEYPDDSLDLDPSMLDSIWKPDLFFANEKGANFHEVTTDNKLLRISKNGNVLYSIRITLVLACPMDLKNFPMDVQTCIMQLESFGYTMNDLIFEWDEKGAVQVADGLTLPQFILKEEKDLRYCTKHYNTGKFTCIEARFHLERQMGYYLIQMYIPSLLIVILSWVSFWINMDAAPARVGLGITTVLTMTTQSSGSRASLPKVSYVKAIDIWMAVCLLFVFSALLEYAAVNFIARQHKELLRFQRRRRHLKEDETGEGRFSFAAYGMGPACLQAKDGMAIKGNNNNAPASSIPPEKTVEEMRKLFISRAKRIDTVSRVAFPLVFLIFNIFYWIIYKIIRSEDIHKQ, encoded by the exons ATGGGGCTGTTGAGAACAATGTTTCATGCGGTAACGATCGGAGCGGCTCCGGCCGCTACTGGGACCAGCAGCACTCTGTCCTGCGCTGGCGCTCTCCTAATTGTTTACGCTTTTGCGAGGGTTTGGAAGGAGCAGCCCCCCTGGGGAGCGGCGAGGGGCTGTTTAATTAGCTCACCGCCTCTTCATTTTGCCAAGGAG GATTACAGAGTGAACATTTTCCTGAGGCAGCAGTGGAACGACCCGCGTCTGGCCTACAGCGAGTACCCCGACGACTCCCTCGACCTCGACCCCTCCATGTTGGACTCCATTTGGAAGCCCGATCTGTTCTTCGCCAATGAAAAGGGAGCTAATTTCCACGAGGTTACCACTGACAACAAGCTGTTGAGGATTTCCAAAAATGGCAACGTATTATACAGCATAAG AATAACGCTGGTTCTAGCCTGCCCCATGGACCTGAAGAATTTCCCTATGGATGTGCAGACCTGTATAATGCAGCTGGAGAGCT TTGGATACACGATGAATGATCTCATATTCGAGTGGGACGAGAAAGGAGCCGTGCAGGTGGCTGACGGACTGACGCTACCACAGTTTATCCTGAAGGAGGAGAAGGACCTGCGCTACTGCACCAAGCACTATAACACAG GGAAGTTCACGTGCATCGAGGCCCGGTTCCATCTGGAGAGGCAGATGGGCTACTACCTCATTCAGATGTACATCCCCAGTCTGCTGATCGTCATCTTGTCGTGGGTCTCCTTCTGGATCAACATGGATGCTGCACCTGCTCGCGTGGGCCTGGGCATCACCACCGTGCTGACCATGACCACCCAGAGCTCGGGCTCCAGAGCCTCCCTGCCCAAG GTCTCCTACGTGAAGGCCATCGACATCTGGATGGCCGTGTGCCTCTTGTTTGTCTTCTCGGCTCTGCTCGAGTACGCCGCCGTCAACTTTATCGCCCGCCAGCACAAGGAGCTGCTGCGCTTCCAACGGAGGAGGCGGCACCTCAAG GAGGACGAGACGGGGGAGGGCCGGTTCAGCTTTGCCGCCTACGGCATGGGCCCGGCGTGTCTGCAGGCGAAGGATGGCATGGCCATCAagggcaacaacaacaacgcgCCCGCCTCCAGCATCCCGCCGGAGAAGACCGTGGAGGAGATGCGCAAGCTCTTCATCAGCCGCGCCAAGCGCATCGACACGGTGTCGCGCGTCGCCTTCCCGCTCGTCTTcctcatttttaacattttctacTGGATCATTTACAAGATCATACGTAGCGAGGACATCCACAAGCAGTAG
- the g3bp1 gene encoding ras GTPase-activating protein-binding protein 1, translating into MVMEKPSAQLVGREFVRQYYTLLNQAPDYLHRFYGKNSSYVHGGLDNSKPAEAVYGQSEIHKKVMALSFRDCHTKIRHVDAHATLNEGVVVQVMGELSNNMQPMRKFMQTFVLAPEGSVANKFYVHNDIFRYQDEVFGDSDSEPPEESEEEEVDERVNSPEVPQEEPLYEQTPCPEPEVSQEEVTITPEPLAEPEPEPEPVATELKQESASQLEPHTTEKTPPSPTAADPVPTMPEDSRPFSWALVTSKNLPQGGVVPSSGIPPHVVKAPATQPRVETKAEVQTTAQRPQRDQRPRDQRPGPSPAQRAPRPVREGESGESEVRRVVRYPDSQQLFVGNVPHDVDKAELKEFFEQYGPVLELRINSGGKLPNFGFVVFDDSEPVQKILSSRPIKLRGDVRLNVEEKKTRSAREGDRRDIRPRGPGGPRDRIGGPRGPPPRGGMAPKPSFGAGRGAATSDSRYAGPRQ; encoded by the exons ATGGTGATGGAGAAGCCAAGTGCCCAGCTTGTCGGGCGAGAGTTTGTCCGACAGTATTACACCCTTCTGAACCAGGCTCCCGACTACTTGCACAG gTTTTATGGGAAGAACTCTTCTTATGTGCATGGAGGTCTGGACAACAGCAAGCCAGCAGAGGCGGTGTATGGTCAGTCG GAAATTCATAAGAAGGTGATGGCGCTGAGCTTCCGGGACTGCCACACTAAAATTCGACACGTTGATGCCCATGCCACCCTGAACGAGGGCGTTGTAGTGCAGGTGATGGGCGAGCTGTCCAATAACATGCAGCCCATGAGGAAATTCATGCAGACCTTTGTGCTGGCCCCAGAG GGCAGCGTTGCAAACAAGTTCTACGTACACAATGACATTTTCCGCTATCAGGACGAAGTCTTTGGGGACTCGGACTCTGAACCTCCCGAGG agtctgaggaggaggaggttgaTGAGAGAGTGAACTCTCCCGAGGTCCCACAGGAAGAGCCACTGTATGAACAGACGCCTTG CCCCGAGCCAGAAGTCTCTCAGGAGGAGGTGACCATTACCCCAGAGCCCCTGGCTGAGCCGGAGCCGGAGCCTGAACCAGTTGCCACAGAGCTGAAACAGGAGTCTGCGAGCCAGCTCGAGCCCCACACTACAGAGAAGACTCCCCCCTCACCCACAGCTGCTGACCCAGTGCCCACCATGCCAGAGGACAGCCGG CCTTTCTCATGGGCTTTAGTCACCAGTAAGAATCTCCCCCAAGGAGGGGTGGTGCCTTCTTCAGGGATTCCCCCTCATGTAGTCAAAGCTCCAGCTACTCAG CCCCGGGTAGAAACAAAGGCCGAAGTCCAGACAACAGCACAGAGACCTCAACGAGATCAGAGACCGCGGGACCAAAGGCCAGGCCCATCTCCGGCCCAAAGAGCTCCTAGACCAG tgcgagagggagagagcggcgAGTCCGAAGTGAGGAGGGTGGTCCGGTATCCCGACAGCCAGCAGCTCTTCGTGGGAAACGTGCCGCATGACGTGGACAAGGCCGAGCTTAAAGAGTTCTTTGAGC AGTATGGCCCAGTACTGGAGTTGAGGATCAACAGTGGTGGCAAGTTACCCAACTTTGGATTTGTGGTATTTGATGATTCAGAGCCAGTACAGAAGATCCTGAGCAGTCGG CCCATTAAGCTGAGGGGCGACGTGCGTCTGAACGTGGAAGAAAAGAAGACCCGTTCGGCCCGTGAGGGAGACCGGCGGGACATCCGCCCCAGGGGCCCCGGGGGACCTCGGGACAGGATAGGAGGGCCTAGGGGTCCACCACCCAGAGGAGGCATGGCCCCCAAACCTAGCTTTGGTGCTGGACGCGGAGCAGCAACCAGCGATAGTCGCTACGCAGGACCACGTCAGTGA
- the sparc gene encoding SPARC: MRVWIVFLLCLAGKALASPVEELPVEEEVGANPVQVETGEFDEAIEVVEDVVAENPCLNHHCKKGKVCELDDNNEPMCVCQDPLTCPTQVGEFEHICGTDNKTYDSSCHFFATKCALEGTKKGHKLHLDYIGPCKYIEPCMENELNEFPLRMRDWLKNVLVTLYERDEDNNLLSEKQKLRVKKIYENEKRLQAGDHSLDLLALDFQKNYNMYIFPVHWQFGQLDQHPVDGFLSHTELAPLRAPLIPMEHCTTNFFEQCDADQDKYIALEEWAGCFGIKEQDIDKDLVI; encoded by the exons ATGAGGGTGTGGATCGTCTTTCTGTTGTGCCTGGCTGGAAAGGCCCTGGCTTCTCCA GTAGAggagctgccagttgaggag GAGGTGGGAGCCAACCCAGTCCAAGTGGAGACCGGAGAGTTTGACGAGGCCATTGAGGTTGTTGAGGATGTTGTTGCAGAGA ACCCCTGTCTCAACCATCACTGCAAGAAGGGTAAGGTGTGTGAGCTCGACGACAACAACGaacccatgtgtgtgtgccaggaCCCTCTGACTTGCCCCACCCAAGTTGGAGAGTTTGAGCAT ATCTGCGGCACCGACAACAAGACCTACGACTCGTCCTGCCACTTCTTTGCCACCAAGTGTGCACTAGAGGGAACCAAGAAGGGGCACAAGCTGCACCTGGACTACATCGGACCCTGCAAAT ACATCGAACCCTGCATGGAGAATGAGCTGAACGAGTTCCCCCTGCGTATGAGGGACTGGCTGAAGAATGTACTGGTCACTCTGTATGAGCGTGATGAGGACAACAACCTGCTCAGTGAGAAACAGAAACTCAGG GTGAAGAAGATCTATGAGAATGAGAAGAGGCTGCAGGCTGGTGACCACTCCCTGGATCTTCTCGCCCTGGACTTCCAGAAGAACTACAACATGTACATCTTCCCTGTCCACTGGCAGTTCGGCCAGCTCGACCAGCATCCTGTGGATGG gttcctGTCCCACACTGAGCTGGCCCCACTGCGTGCCCCTCTCATCCCCATGGAACACTGCACCACCAACTTCTTCGAGCAGTGCGATGCTGACCAGGACAAGTACATCGCCCTGGAGGAGTGGGCCGGCTGTTTCGGCATCAAAGAGC AGGACATTGACAAGGACCTTGTCATCTAA